In Pseudorasbora parva isolate DD20220531a chromosome 9, ASM2467924v1, whole genome shotgun sequence, the sequence GGAGATATTCTCAATATTTTGATGCGATAAAGGAGAAAGTTGCGAGTTTTAAAGTTAGATCGCAGCACAAAAATACACTCCACTCAAACCGAAGGAGAGAAATGCTCTACAGTTCAGCCCATGTTCACGTCAGTGTGACATTATGATAAAGGAAAGATCTgcattttatatacatttgatCTAATATATAATCTATATCAAGAACCAATCATAGTTATGATATTTAGTGCTCATAATTAATTCATAAATCGCACAGAcattatatgaatatatatacatacatgctcacatacacaaaacatacatatagaaacacacacatattaataaagatatatacacacacatttttataacacactaaaaaatgttgggttgttttaacccaatgttgggtcaaatatggactaacccggcgattgggttgttttaaccctgcggttgggttaaatatttgcttaagacaacccaatcgctgggttaaaacaacccaactgctgggtcagtccatatttgacccaacattgggttgtttttttaccaagaattttttagagtgtgcattcacacacgcacagatgcgcacacacacacacacacacacaccatacataaagaaacacacacacacacacacacacacacacacacacacacacacacacacacacaatacataaagaaacacacacacaaatacataacatatacacacacgcacatgcacacaaacatattcactctaaaaaatgctgggttgttttaacccaatgttgggtcaaatatggactaacccagcgattgggttgttttaatcctgcggttgggttaaatatttgctcaaaacaacccaatcgctgggttagtccatatttgacccaacattgggttgtttttaacccagaattttttagagtgtgcatACACACACGcgcagacgcacacacacacacacacacacacacacacacacacacacacacacacacataaagaaacacacacacaaatacataacatatacacacacacacacacaaatgcacacaaacatatacactcaaaaaatgctgggttgttttaacccaatgtttggtcaaatatggactaacccagcgattgggttgttttaaaccagcgattgggttgtcttaagcaaatatttaacccaaaagcagaattaaaacaacccaatcactgggttagtccatatttgacccaacattgggttgtttttacccagaatattttagagtgtatgtttatatatactCATACATACTGGAACCCAGTTTAATCCAAACGAATCATTTTGGATCTCACTTAAGGAAAGCCAAGTTAAGAGCATTGCATTATGGGATATGGTACACAGTGCTGCTCTGGTATTTATAACCTCTGCAAACTTTGCACTGAATTTGCTCCCAGAATACAGAGAATGTGCATATGAACAGATTTAGGATGTTAGTATGCCCGTGTGTTTACTGTAGTAATGTATAGATTTACTCTAGAGAGAGTAATGATGAAGCTCCTGAACTCCTGACAGACGCATCACTCACTCCCCTCTGCTCTCGTCTCTCATTGGCCAGATGCTCTCAGCACAGTTTGATGAAAGCCTGTCATTGGTCCCAGGAGCTCCACAGTCAATTATATCAGCTGATATTGGCCAATCAATTAATCTGATCAGTTAATCTGCGCAGTGAACGACAGCGGTGATTCTGACTCTGATTCTGTCAGCACGAGATAAGAGTCTCGTATCATCCCGAGCGTTCACCGGTCAGCAGCGCTGGAAGACTAACCTCTGAGCTGCGGTTAACAGAGAAAGAGAAGCGAACCTCTAAAGGAACTGTGTGTAAGAGATGTATTTCAGTTAATCCTAAAATGGCGCTGATATGTCTctagacattaataaatcatgttaatttcaaacacTTCTATCGCTGCCAGCAGTAGTCCGGCcggatattgtcattataaagttgttgttgccctcagctgatgttgatgatgtcatgttgtgttttggcctgaagctccgccctccacctatcgaccaatcacgagtcagtagtgtttggggttgccagatctgctctagttcccacagctgcagatctacaaacgttctgctgatcctgcagccaatctggcaacctcgagtcagggggagggggagggggagacaccgctctacagtatCAGGGAACGCTCTCAGAACGCTGTGGCAATGTTCTCTCAGCGTTATGAACAAACGTTCTTCCGGTAACGACAATAAAAGGTTTGTTCGAAGTTATCTGctgtttaataaagttttgaGACCGTTATTTATAGGTCTACATCCAGTGGTTGTTAAATGTTTGCCCAACCTGCTGAAATTTATTAATAAGCaatttaatgtttattgtttaattattattgatTAAACTAAATGTTCATAATattattcataattaatcattttcatttattaagcattttaataaatgttatttccAACATATTTTAGCTTCATTTTAAGCAAGGAATacagtcatttttaaacaatagttgAGTTAAATAAAATTACCCAGCAGGTtgggcaaacatttaacccaatcgcctggttaaaacaaaccattcagtgggataaaacaacccattcagtgggataaaacaacccattcactgggctaaaacaacccattcactgggctaaaacaaaccgatcactgggttaaaacaaaccgatcactgggttaaaacaacccattcactgggctaaaacaacccaatcactgggctaaaacaccccaatcactgggctaaaacaacccattcagtGGGCTAAAACAccccaatcactgggctaaaacaacccattcagtGGGCTAAAACAccccaatcactgggctaaaacaacccattcagtGGGCTAAAACAccccaatcactgggctaaaacaacccattcagtGGGCTAAAACAccccaatcactgggctaaacCAACCCATTCAGTGGCCTAAAACAccccaatcactgggctaaaacaccccaatcactgggctaaaacaacccaatcactgggctaaaacaacccaatcactggtctaaaacaacccaatcactgggctaaaacaccccaatcactgggctaaaacaacccaatcactgggctaaaacaacccaatcactgggctaaaacaacccaatcactgggctaaaacaacccaatcactgggctaaaacaccccaatcactgggctaaaacaacccaatcactgggttaaaacaacccaatcactgggctaaaacaacccaatcgctgggctaaaacaccccaatcactgggctaaaacaacccaatcactggtctaaaacaacccaatcactgggctaaaacaacccattcagtgggctaaaacaacccaatcactgggttaaaacaacccaatcactgggctaaaacaacccattcagtGGGCTAAAACaccccaatcactgggttaaaacaacccattcagtgggctaaaacaacccaatcactgggctaaaacaacccaatcactggtctaaaacaacccaatcactgggctaaaacaccccaatcactgggctaaaacaacccaatcactgggctaaaacaacccaatcactgggctaaaacaacccaatcactgggctaaaacacccCAATCACTGgtctaaaacaacccaatcactgggctaaaacaacccaatcactgggctaaaacaacccaatcactgggctaaaacaacccaatcactgtgCTAAAACaccccaatcactgggttaaaacaacccaatcactgggctaaaacacccCAATCACTGGTCTAAAACAccccaatcactgggctaaaacaacccaatcactggtctaaaacaacccaatcactgggctaaaacaacccaatcactgggctaaaacaacccagctgactcaaattaaacaaatgaacttttgagtatttagaactttatatttcttttaaatTCTCAAAACCATTCTCAGTAATCTGAACTcgttcattgttttgagttttatgaacttgtttcttttaattcagACGAACTTAAATtgaactgaaactgggctggggtttatatttcccagcatgctttgccatgacactcaaaggGGAGAGGGCCCAAATGAAGCGTTACATTATGACTCTTTTGTGCAAAATTAACGTTAAGCGTGAGATTTATGCCGGTTGTGTTATGTTGGGTCTGGGTTTCCATCATGTGACGAGTGGAGCGTGAGATCTGGAGAAGTTTGAGAACAGAAATAAGACTCTGTGTGCATCTGGGAATGAAATGGTGACGCGGTTCCTTTAGTGGATGATGCATCACACTGGAAACGGAAGGTCAAGTCAAGTACATTGCATTGTGGATAcagcattacacacacacacacacacacacacacacacctgaaacCCTGCTGCACGATTCAAACTGGGCCAGAGCTTCTGATCTCATTGTGTTTCCATAGCGATTCCAGATATTTTGGTCCTAATAAATTCACACAGAGCACAGAAAACACTCCACagctggaggaagagaggaagaaatgaaggagaaagagagagtttGGCATTCACTGCTACTGTAGAATAGAGATGAGACAGAGCTGGAGATCAATATCCATTCTCAATATcctcacagtgtgtgtgtgtgtgtgtgtgtgtgtgtgtgtgtgtgtgtgtgtgtgtgtgtgtgtgtgtgtgtgtgtgtgtacagctAGTGTTTATCTGGACGCACGAGTGGTCAAATTCACCAGTATTTACTTGACCTGTTTTGAGGAggatattgtgtgtgtgtgtgtgtggtgtgttaaagcacaaatgtttaatattaatgCATATGCATGCAAATATGCAGTTTCCAATATagctatattttaaatgtctctttgcaagagaaagaaaaggaaaaaatgcaaaatggaccatttctctctctctctctctctctctctctctctctctctctctctctctctctctctctctagaatTGATCGACTATTCCTTCTCAATCCATCTCTCTGTCTGTTTCTTAGCAACCGGTGCGCCAATGAATTTCAGGCCTGGgatgttttattatttcatttatttattaatatttatttattttacaaaagatGCTTCATGGATGTGCTGGAGTTGATTATAAAGGCGCATGTTCGGACTGCTAAAGAGCAGCTTTAGGGCAGAAGTCACTGATAGTCATCAACATTCATATTTCATAATGTGCAAAGGAGAAAAAAAGGCTGAAGGATCAATCGGGTGTCATTATATCTGCAGATGTCACTATTGAAGAGCGATTCAAGATCTACAAAAATACGCATGCGTttgcaaataatatttattttatttatttgatgtcGGATCCGTTTGATTTCTGGACTatttgatctctctctctctctctctctctctctctctctctcacacacacacacgtttcttTTTGTGAgatatggggactctccatagttgtaatggtttttatactgtacaaactgtatttactatccccttacactgcccctacccctaaacctacccatctctctctcacacacacacacacacacacacacacacacacacacacacacacacacacacacacacacacacacacacaacccctaaacctacccatcactcacacacacacacacacacacacacacacacacacacacacacacacacacacacacactgcccctaaacctacccatcacaggaaacattctgcatttttactttctcataaaaactcctcctgtgtgatttataagccttttgtaaagtggggccatgggtaatgtcctcatatttcaccctctcctgtaatacctgtgtcatacccatggcattatacacatttgagtcctcatatgtcacaaaaacatgcccacacacacacacacacacagacacacttcaTATTGCATCAAAATAATACCATATACACGCAATATTTTGATGCATTTGAAGGCTTTTGTCTCATCGATTTCTGCCGCGGTATGAGTTATGAATTTATGCAGAATCTTCTGTAGGCCTGCATGATGTTGCccttattatgatttttaataTCAGCCCCTTTAATATCATCACGATGAAATTAAGCAAATGCattttactaaaataaatatgcgTTGACCAAATAAAACGCACGCGCCAAAACAAGAAAGATAAATATAACTTTTTCAACGCAAACTTAATATTTGGACTAGTTGTTTAATGTCattgttttttatgtttaataataataataataataataataataaacactcTTGTATCCTATTAATATTCCCAAACTAATTCTAACTCTGATGTAATTTCAGGATTTCGTGATTTATTTTAGGAGAGTTCTACTatagaaatattaaaatgaaatacTTCAAGAATACCCTTTtaatatacactctaaaaacgctgggttaaaaacaacccaagttgggttgaaaatggacaaacacagaaattgaacccagtgaatggacccattcaaacaacccaatttctgggtttgtccattttcgacccaacttgggttgtttttaacccagcgttttttagagtgtagagtTAATATAGCACACTCTgtttccttctgatgcttctcCCGTTGTTTTTTCTATCTGACAAATTATGATGAACTTAAAAAGTTCATCGCGAATGTTGTTTATGAGTAACAGTTATTAGAGATGCGCGTTCACAGGAAGAGCTGCAGGTCGCGCGCGTTTCGTGTCGATCCGGCTGTGTTTTATTCCGTGTTTCTGGAGGTTCATTTGCCGCGTAAGACCCCAAATCTGTGCATTCCCATTGACCTAAAGGCTATTGATTACCGATCGCATCGATACAGGAGCGCGCGGGTCGTCTGTCTTCCCTCAACATCACACAGCAGATCTGAGATCAGGGCACAGAGTTCAAAAAACTGGATTATTACAGATCCTCCGAGATATTTACCTGAATGAGAGCAAAACAGCGATTTAACAGAGCCTGAAGGAGGCATTCGTCAAACACAAGCCTTTATTTTCCCGCGTAATTTAAGATCAAAACATTTTAGATCactaataaaaacttttttttaaatctctgtCAAATTAATTTACTATATTTACCCAACATCTGACATTTGGGGGGAAATtgtgtttattaataataatacaacaacTCATGTTATCAGCTGTttttgatataataataatagtaataataaactCTAAAATAATTCTATAAAATGAACAAGCCATCGCTAAAATAGCAGGTATTTTTTCTAAGAATATGTAggtgtaaaaaaaatcataacgACTTTAAAATATTAGGAAAGTCGGACTTTCTCAAAATGTGTCTAATCAATAACCGGGATCATAAAAAGAATAGCTAAAAGTTTAACAAAAAGATCTAATCAAGACCGATATTATATAtcctatattatatatattttatttatattttgacaTAACATAACTTTATTTAGTTCATAGAAACGTTTACTATATTTAATAAATCAGGCATGgcttataaaataaataaaagagcgAATGAAATGAACAAATATAATGATTTTAGGAATTTAGAATCATAATTATTAAGGAAATATTGTGTATTATTGACCACTAATAAATCTGTTCAATGCAAACATGATTTCCTTTATACAGTAcagatgacaaaataaaacggcAACCAAAGCAGACTCACAAACAGGCAAACATGTCCTGGTTAAGGTTAATAAACTCATATTTACTAGATGATATGCACATTATATCGCTGAGGTTATAAGAAGTCGCCGCTTCTGAACAAAAGATAAGCAGAACATTATAACAAATGCATTTAACAtagttaaataatgttttccGCCGCGCTCGTGGACAAATGCACGCTCCTGTTTGCATGTGCATTTACCATTATGATTTTTGCAAATAAATGCATGAGTTGTGCAGTGCATAAACTCATAAACACTCATTCTTAAACTCTTGAAGCGCGCACGCGCGCGCTCGCATGCCGGTGGGTGAATTAAAGGCTCGCGCTCGCGCACATCCATCAAGCCGGTGGTCAGGCCGCCGATACTGAAGCTCCAGAGCCGCGGCGCCGCGCACACTAACCGATCCACCGCTGGCTCGAGACGCGTGATTTATATCCGATAGAAGTGCGCATCAATAGAGGGACATTAAAGCGAGGAGAcacagagctgtgtgtgtgtgtgtgtgtgtgtgtgtgtgtgtgtgtgtgtgtgtgtgtgtgtgtgtgtgtgtgtgtgtgtgtgtgtgtgtgtgtgtgtgtgtcagctctAAAGTGTGGGCATTACTTCTGAAGGCCTCGCGCTCATCTGCACACCGAGAAAAGCATGCACATCCACACTGATGCTATATTCATAATTCAGATGAGCTAAAACACGCTTCGGTTAGTCGCAACTCAATCAACCAGTCAAAGATAGGATTCATTTAATATGAGTCAAATGATGTGCACGAGCGGAAAAAGTCCGAAATGCATGCTTTAAATTACTTCAGAGAATTACAGAGGTCTACAATATGACTAAGTTTCaccaaataaattaatacaactAATAAATAACCTATTAATGCAAccgaataaataaataaaaaccggGACACTTATACAGtgcctatttattttttacatgtcACATTTACCATATGCACAATAATATGCAACTAACCCCAGAGTAAGCACATGCAgttcattaatattactcagtacttaaatatataatcacagtgtaacaaagacacctaaaaaataaagtataacccactgtttttacagtatcaTTGTTACACACGTTACATCACTATAATAATAACTTTCTAAATGATGCATAACTGCATCCCTATAGTAGTGCATGGTGTTAATAAATATTACTCagcacttaaatatataattgcacTGTAAACATGACACCGTCCATGTGTAACCCACTGTTGCATgcacttactatagtaataataactatataaatgatgcataattgcatgcaactaaccctaaagcAAATGCAATCATAATCCTACCCCTATTGTTAAATACTATAATCCCAGAGCACCCTTtataataaagtgtaacccgATCTATGAtgttatacagtatatatacctGTGTTCCCGCGGCTGCTCCTCCTCGCTTTGCGTTCATTCTTCTCTGCAGCAAAACTTTCTGACCTGTGCTGCCCCTCAGCCCGggtcaaaaaacataattaatcAGTGTCAGTCAATATATTGATCAGATTTATCAATGACCACCCAAAAGGAAGCACGCGCAGGAGAGCCGACGGTCATCATATCAGCGCGCATTTATCCTCACGTGTGCGATATTTATACGCGTTATATCTCACAACATGCTTTAGTTTGCATGACAGGAAATATGATATTTAAGAATGCATATTATATCTTTATTTGGCAACACGTGTGTATCTGTTTCAATGCAATATTAACAGACATCTGCGCATTTTCAATAAAGCAATTTTTGTAAGAAGACAGgcctatatttattataaagcaATAAATTGCATGCAAACCTAGCCTTATATGTttatgtaataaataaacacattttgcaTGCAATATATATTTGATGTTTCATAAATATGTTGTTATAATCTTTTGTTTGGGTATTATTAATCCGGTCATGCATCACATATTCAttcaaaataacagcatatTTCAGATCAGATTAATACTATAAAACCATATTAATATTACGGGAATTATATATACACCTAATAAAGGTAACACTACTACATATAGTAGTAACAGTAAATTAGGTAACACTACATCACACGCAACTAACTGTAATCAATGCACTTCATTATTTTAACTGTGTAACAAAGACACCGGGAAATAAAGTAAattattatgcataattacgAGTAACTAACCCTAAAGCCTAACCGTGACTAAGGGCATGTAGTTAATGAACACTACTCAGAAGAGTTTGTATCTTAAAATGAAGTGTTccctaaataaataattaatgtgCTTTATTTGTTTTAGGAGAGAAAGTGAACTCATACTGATAGAACAGACGAGACTTCAGCACCGAGGCCAGCGCACGTCATGCACACactttaacaatttatttaagtCCACTTTAAAAGAAATAATTTACAGGGACAGAAACATTATAGGTGCAGTTAAACGCATGTACAAAATCATGGCCCAGTGGCATACACAGATCTTCACAAAAGCTCATCTCTCAGGTGTTATGGGTATAAGTAGCAGCGTCTCCTCCATTTATCGCGGCTGCCTATAATAGCGGACAGGGCACAATACTTCGCTAGCTGTTTGGCCATTTTCTTGGGCTTCCCAAGTAGCTGAAGGTCTCGTACCACCAGCCTATGAGTGTGTCCTAAGCTGCCGAAGATGAACACCAGTAGTCTACCTCGATAACCGAACTCTGAGATGGAGTTTAAGAGCGGCTGGTATTTAATGACCTTAGTCATAAAGGCTTCCTCCATGCTAGAGTcaaaggtgacacacacacacacacacacacacacacacacacacacacacacacacacacacacacacacacgcgcacgtttctttttgtgacatatggggacattccataggcgtaatggtttttatactgtacaaaccgcattttctatccccttacactgcccctaaacctacccatcacacacacacacacacacacacacacacacacacacacacacacacacacacacacacacacacacacacacacacacacacacacaccctaaacctactcatcacaggaaacattctgcatttttactttctcataaaaactcctcctgtgtgatttataagccttttgtaaagtggggccatgggtaatgtcctcatatttcaccctctcctgtaatacctgtgtcatacccatggcattatacacatttgtgtcctgatatttcacaaaaacatgcccacacacacacacacacacacacacacacacacacacacacacacacacacacacacacacacacacacacacacacacacacacacacacacacacacagacacacagacgcGCGCTCTCGTTCAAAGACAGACGCGCGTCCCGCCTCCCAGCAGAAGCGCCGCCGCGCAGCGAACGAGCCACACGCGCAGGAGCGAACGGCGATTTAAACACAGGACAAAAGCCTCGGCGCACCGAGCCGGACCGACCGCGGACTGTTTGAAATCGATGGATTGGTTTTGAAATCGTTGCGGGTCTTTTTTGTGCAGGTCTTCCCTTCCCTTTCAAACGATGGAGCTCACGATGGAAAACATTGGAAACATGCACGGCGTCGCGTCGCACTCCCAGGCGGGGGACTTGATGAATTCCTCGCACGGTAGACCGTCGTCGGCTTCCCACCGGAACTTGGTGTCCCACGGGCGTTCGGCGATGGTGTCCAGCATGGCTTCGATTCTGGAGGGCGCCGGCGAGTACCGGAGCGACCCCGCGCTTTCCGGACACCTGCATCCGGCAATGACCATGTGTGAGTCCGGCATGAGTTTATCCAACACGTACACCACCCTCACGCCGCTTCAGCATCTACCACCCATCTCTACAGTCTCCGATAAGTTCCACCACCCGCACCCGCACTCGCATCACCACGCCGCGCACCAGCGCCTCGCCACCGGGAACGTCAGCGGGAGTTTCACCCTCATGCGCGACGATCGCGGCCTGGCTTCAATGGGCAACTTATACGGCCACTATCCCAAAGACATGTCCGGTATGGGCCAGCCACTCTCCCCGCTCTCTAACGGGCTTGGTTCTCTACACAACTCCCAACAAGCGCTCTCCGCGTACGGACCCGGTGCGCACCTCCCCAACGATAAGATGCTCTCTCCGGGAGGCTTCGAGTCCCACGCGGCGATGCTTTCGAGAAGCGAGGAGCATCTCGCACGGAGTTTAGGCGGACATGGACACGGTATGATCTCCAATTTGAACGGGATGCACCCCCACAGTCATCTGCACTCGCAGGCGAACGGATCCATGTTAGCCGAGAGAGAGCGTCATGTGGCCGGCGCAGCGCAGAGCGGAGGCGCGGGGCAGGTGGAGGAGATTAACACCAAAGAGGTGGCGCAGCGGATCACGGCCGAGCTGAAGCGCTACAGCATACCGCAAGCCATTTTCGCCCAGAGGATCTTGTGTCGGTCGCAGGGAACCCTGTCGGACCTCCTGCGCAACCCGAAGCCGTGGAGTAAACTCAAGTCCGGCCGCGAGACTTTCAGGCGGATGTGGAAATGGTTACAGGAGCCCGAGTTCCAGCGGATGTCCGCGCTGAGGCTTGCAGGTAAGACCCCCTCACATCGCCGGGATCCACGGGGACATCTGGGAGACATAACATGCATCTACACTCGTaaaaatagtgttttttttttttgttttttttttttttaacgcagCGATgccataatatattatttattatgtattagTTCATGTatctacactcttaaaaatattttttaatttattttttaatttattattattatttagcatCGATGCcataatatatgtattatatatttgttCATGCACTCAAAAAATGCtgagttaaaaacaacccaagttgggttggaaatggagaAACACAGAAAtcgggttgtttgaacccagtgaatggacccattaaacaacccaatttctg encodes:
- the onecut3b gene encoding hepatocyte nuclear factor 6; amino-acid sequence: MELTMENIGNMHGVASHSQAGDLMNSSHGRPSSASHRNLVSHGRSAMVSSMASILEGAGEYRSDPALSGHLHPAMTMCESGMSLSNTYTTLTPLQHLPPISTVSDKFHHPHPHSHHHAAHQRLATGNVSGSFTLMRDDRGLASMGNLYGHYPKDMSGMGQPLSPLSNGLGSLHNSQQALSAYGPGAHLPNDKMLSPGGFESHAAMLSRSEEHLARSLGGHGHGMISNLNGMHPHSHLHSQANGSMLAERERHVAGAAQSGGAGQVEEINTKEVAQRITAELKRYSIPQAIFAQRILCRSQGTLSDLLRNPKPWSKLKSGRETFRRMWKWLQEPEFQRMSALRLAACKRKEQEQHKDRNMVPKKQRLVFTDLQRRTLIAIFKENKRPSKEMQITISQQLGLELSTVSNFFMNARRRCVDRWQDEHAASPGQPGTSTTTFSKA